A region from the Nocardioides exalbidus genome encodes:
- a CDS encoding NADPH-dependent F420 reductase, giving the protein MTTIGLIGSGHIGTAIARRAIEQGHDVVLSNSRGPETLADLVADLGDRARAATAQEAAEAGDLVVVTVPFKAYLDVPVEPLAGKVVIDTNNYYFERDGHYPELDEGRTTVSEMLAEHLPTSKVVKAFNAIQAAHIVTEGRPSGAADRRALAIAGDDADAKQVVTDLIDSFGFDVVDAGPLAEGKRFERDKPAYGAELDAEGMRAAVAAG; this is encoded by the coding sequence ATGACGACCATCGGACTCATCGGCAGTGGACACATCGGCACGGCGATCGCGCGGCGCGCCATCGAGCAGGGCCACGACGTCGTGCTCAGCAACTCACGCGGACCGGAGACGCTGGCCGACCTGGTGGCGGACCTCGGCGACCGGGCGAGGGCGGCGACGGCGCAGGAGGCGGCCGAGGCCGGCGACCTGGTCGTGGTGACCGTGCCGTTCAAGGCCTACCTCGACGTGCCGGTCGAGCCCCTCGCGGGCAAGGTGGTCATCGACACCAACAACTACTACTTCGAGCGCGACGGTCACTACCCCGAGCTCGACGAGGGTCGTACGACGGTGAGCGAGATGCTGGCCGAGCACCTGCCGACCTCGAAGGTCGTGAAGGCGTTCAATGCGATCCAGGCCGCGCACATCGTGACCGAGGGTCGCCCCTCCGGTGCGGCCGACCGGCGCGCCCTCGCGATCGCGGGCGACGACGCGGACGCCAAGCAGGTCGTCACCGACCTGATCGACTCCTTCGGCTTCGACGTCGTCGACGCCGGTCCGCTGGCCGAGGGCAAGCGCTTCGAGCGGGACAAGCCGGCGTACGGCGCCGAGCTCGACGCCGAGGGCATGCGCGCGGCCGTGGCCGCGGGCTGA
- a CDS encoding ferredoxin reductase family protein codes for MRHATVDRAIARVLLLGGVATLVVTTSIAYRSLGELTGYLTDPLTPRLQEADATGLWSANLMLLQVLLLARLPWLERAWGRQVLTRWHRHLGTWSVWLMLLHVLLFVVQRVSHEPERTGSALYRLFVTEPWMWAASLGTVMVLLVVVSSILEVRRRLRYETWHLLHLWAYVGMAMALPHQLVGQELGRGWTGVYWWSLYLVALAGLVWFRVLVPLHRTWRSDLRVDRVRQEQAGVVSIEMTGRHLDELGAQPGQFLVWRFLAGRAGLRGHPYSLSSAPSGGRLRVTVSTDGDGGRHAAGLRPGTRVAVEGPYGALGDLPRRHPRLLLLAAGVGITPFRALVEGGRFAPGEVTLLHRVPDARHVLLGDELDELAAQRRMDMTVLSGPRRAHGSWLPEGVDGSDHEVLLRLVPDLLECDVVVCGPFGWSAAVRRAARAAGVADRDVHTEEFGW; via the coding sequence GTGCGACACGCGACGGTCGACCGGGCCATCGCCCGGGTGCTCCTCCTGGGCGGCGTCGCCACGCTGGTCGTCACCACCTCGATCGCCTATCGCTCCCTCGGCGAGCTCACCGGCTACCTCACCGATCCGTTGACGCCCCGGCTCCAGGAGGCGGACGCCACGGGGTTGTGGTCGGCGAACCTGATGCTGCTCCAGGTGCTGCTCCTGGCCCGGTTGCCGTGGCTCGAGCGGGCCTGGGGACGCCAGGTCCTGACCCGGTGGCACCGACACCTCGGCACGTGGTCGGTCTGGCTGATGCTGCTGCACGTGCTGCTGTTCGTGGTGCAGCGCGTCTCCCACGAGCCCGAGCGCACGGGCTCGGCGCTGTACCGGCTGTTCGTCACGGAGCCGTGGATGTGGGCCGCCAGTCTCGGCACCGTGATGGTCCTGCTCGTCGTGGTGTCGTCGATCCTCGAGGTCCGTCGCCGGCTGCGCTACGAGACCTGGCACCTGCTCCACCTCTGGGCCTACGTCGGCATGGCGATGGCGCTGCCGCACCAGCTCGTGGGCCAAGAGCTCGGTCGGGGCTGGACCGGCGTCTACTGGTGGAGCCTCTACCTCGTCGCGCTGGCCGGACTCGTGTGGTTCCGCGTCCTCGTGCCGCTCCACCGGACGTGGCGCTCGGACCTCCGGGTCGATCGGGTCCGCCAGGAGCAGGCGGGCGTCGTGTCGATCGAGATGACCGGCCGGCACCTGGACGAGCTGGGCGCGCAGCCGGGTCAGTTCCTCGTCTGGCGGTTCCTCGCGGGCCGCGCCGGCCTGCGCGGTCACCCGTACTCGCTGTCGTCGGCCCCGTCGGGTGGCAGGCTGCGGGTGACCGTCTCGACGGACGGCGACGGTGGCCGGCACGCGGCCGGGCTGCGGCCCGGGACGAGGGTGGCCGTCGAGGGTCCGTACGGCGCGCTCGGTGACCTGCCGCGTCGCCACCCGCGGCTCCTGCTGCTCGCCGCGGGCGTGGGGATCACCCCGTTCCGGGCACTGGTCGAGGGTGGCAGGTTCGCGCCGGGGGAGGTGACGCTGCTCCACCGCGTCCCGGACGCGCGACACGTCCTCCTCGGGGACGAGCTGGACGAGCTCGCGGCGCAGCGCCGGATGGACATGACGGTCCTGTCCGGCCCCCGGCGTGCACACGGGTCGTGGCTGCCCGAGGGCGTCGACGGCTCCGACCACGAGGTGCTGCTGCGCCTGGTGCCGGACCTGCTCGAGTGCGACGTGGTCGTCTGCGGGCCGTTCGGGTGGTCGGCGGCAGTACGCCGCGCGGCGAGGGCGGCCGGGGTCGCCGACCGGGACGTGCACACCGAGGAGTTCGGCTGGTGA
- a CDS encoding DUF6458 family protein, whose translation MGYGFGGFLLVVGLVLALAVDERVSGIDLTMVGWIMAAVGAVLIAITAVTWNTGRRSRAVQTVTHPDGSQTVRENRTDNL comes from the coding sequence ATGGGATACGGGTTCGGAGGATTCCTCCTCGTCGTCGGACTGGTGCTGGCCCTGGCCGTCGACGAGAGGGTCAGCGGGATCGACCTCACGATGGTCGGCTGGATCATGGCCGCGGTCGGCGCCGTGCTGATCGCGATCACCGCCGTCACCTGGAACACGGGCCGCCGCTCCCGCGCCGTGCAGACCGTGACCCACCCGGACGGATCACAGACGGTGCGCGAGAACCGGACCGACAACCTGTGA